The nucleotide sequence GATCGACTGGCATCGGTCGAACGATGCGCTGTGGGAGGGGAGGGCGATGACGGGCGGCCGGGTGTCGAAGTCCTCATCCCATGTCCTACTCACTACCGCCGCCATCCGCACCGCGCTCAACTTGCCGTTGCCGCCCGATGAGCAACGGGCCGAAGACGCATTTACTGGGGGAAACAAATGACGCGCAATCTTCCGATCCGACCGGTGACGCGGTCCGCCTTTGATGAGCAGGGCTTCGCCGGCACCATCGAAGCGCTCGTCGCTCAGACCCAACGGCTCTACCTCGCTGACCAAGTCCCGTGGGTAGTCGGTTACTCGGGCGGCAAGGACTCGACCGCGGTACTGCAGCTGGTCTGGATGGCACTGGCCGGACTGGCACCGGAGGAGCGGATCAAACCCGTTCATGTCATCAGCACCGACACACTGGTCGAGAACCCGGTGGTAGCGGCTTGGGTCGCACACTCCCTTGAGGTGCTCCAGGGGGCGGCGGAACGCGAAGGCCTGCCGATCCGGCCACACCGCCTTACGCCGGCGGTTGCCGACACTTTCTGGGTCAATCTCATCGGTCGCGGCTACCCGGCGCCTCGGCCGAAATTCCGCTGGTGCACCGAGCGCCTGAAGATCAAGCCATCTAACGCCTTCATCCGTGACATGGTCCGCGCCCACGGCGAAGCCATCCTCGTGCTCGGCACCCGGAAGGCTGAGAGTTCGGGACGATCCCATCGCATGACTGCATTGGAGGCTCGCCGTGTCAGGGACCTACTCAGCCCGAACGGCTCGCTGCCGAACTGCCTGGTCTACTCCCCAGTTGAGAACTGGTCGAACGACGACGTCTGGACGTTCTTGATGCAGCGCCCCAACCCGTGGGGGTACTCCAACAAGGAGCTGCTCACGATGTACCAGGGTGCCTCTCCTGACGGTGAATGCCCCTTGGTCGTCGACGCCAGCACACCGAGCTGCGGCGACAGCCGCTTCGGCTGCTGGACCTGTACGCTCGTTGAGCAGGACAAGTCCATGGCTGCCATGATCCAGAACGACGACGAGAAAGAGTGGATGCTGCCGCTGCTGGAGCTGCGCAACGAGCTTGATGTCGCCGACGACCGGCACCTGCGCGACTTCCGTCGCATGAACGGCTCGGTCCAGCTCTTCAACGGCAAGTCCATTCCCGGCCCCTACACCCAGGAGTCACGTGAGCGCTGGCTGCGGCGGTTGCTGGAGGCGCAGGCATGGATTCGCCGGAATGGCCCGGACTATGTGCGTTCCCTCCACCTGGTCACGGTCGCCGAGCTCGAGGAAATTCGCCGGCTCTGGGTGGTGGAGAAGCACGAGTTCGAAGACAACCTTCCCAGCCTCTACGAGGCGGCCATCGGCGAACCGTATCCCGGCCGCCCGCTCGACGAGCACATGCCGCTGGGACCGGAAACGGTCGACGTGCTGCGTGAGGTGATCGGTGATGATCGGTTGCACTTCGAGATGGTGCGCGAGCTCTTGGACGTCGAGCAGCGTCACCGAACCCAGGCCCGTAGGGCTGGCCTCTTTGAATCGCTGGAGAAGGCGATGCGGCGAGGCTTCTTCGAGGATGAGGCCGACGCCACCGCACGCGCAGAGCAGCGCAAGGCTGCAATGGAACGCACCCCAGCGGAGGACGAACCAGACCCCATCGATCTCGCAGACGGCTACGTCAGGCGAGTTGATGCAGGAGCCAACACGTGATTCTTGACAAGCTCGTACTCAACAACGTCGGCACGTTCGCGGGTCGTCATGAGTTGGTGTTGACACCAGACTCGACGCGAGGACCGATCGTGCTCATCGGCGGCCTCAACGGCGCGGGCAAGACCACCGTCCTCGAGACCATCCACCTTGCCCTTTACGGCTCACTGGCCCGATCGTCCACTCGTCGATCAGGTGGTTACGAATGGTACCTTAGAAGTCTTATCCACAATGGCGTACCCCGCAACGAGGGCGCCATGGTTGAGCTCACGTTCCACACACATCAGCATGGGGACGTGCATGAATACCGGGTTCGCCGCAGCTGGCGCAGCGCTGGCAGCTCCACCCGCGAGGATCTGCAAGTTTGGCTCGACGGACAGCCCGACGACGCCCTGACTTCCACCTGGGGTCAATACGTCGAGACCTTCCTGCCACGTGGCATCGCCGGTCTGTTCTTCTTCGACGGTGAGCAAATCGAGGCGCTCGCGGACATGGATCGGTCACAGCAAGTGCTTAGCTCTGCGCTGGCCGCCTTGCTCGGGCTTGACCTCATCGATCGCTTGGCGACCGACCTGTCCGTTCTTCGCCGACGGCACCGTGGCAGGCAGGTGCCCGAAGAGCTCCGAAAAGCCATCGAGGACCGTCAGCGCGTGGCTACGTCGGCTCGTCAGGCAGAGGAAAGCGCCGCCGGGGGCGTGGCGGCCACGCGGGTTGAGGACGAACGGGCCAGCAAGCGGCTGTTCGAGGTGAGGGAGCGCTATCGCTCCGCTGGCGGTGATCTTCTAGATCAACGAGAGGCCGCAGAGACTAAGGTCAACCTGCTTCGTGGCCAGCTGACGGAACTCGAGGACGAGCTACGTGAGGAGGCTGCGGGTATCGCGCCTCTCCTGCAGGCTCAGACTCTGCTGGCCGGGCTGGTGACCCAGGCAGGCCGTGAGACGAAGGCGCAGCAGGCGCGCTTGCTCGCAGATGTCGTCGCTAAGCGCGATCAAGCCTTGCTGGATGTACTGAAGTCGACGCTCGCGAACGCCAGAACGGTAGAGGCCGTCGAGCAGTTCCTGACCCGGGACCGAATGGACTGGCAATCATCCACTGAAGCTCCGTCCATTGTCGCTGTTCGCGACAACGCGCACGTTGAGTTCCTACACAGTTCAGCTTTACCGACTGCCCAGCGTCGATTGGCCAGTGTGCTTGAGCGGCGTCAGGCTCTGCACAGCGCTCTCGATCAAGCAGAGCGCCTCCTGATCGCCATCCCAGATCCCGAGTCCTTGGCGACACTCCGGGCGGAGCTTGACGCAGCCGCCACGCGCACCAACCATACGCGCGCCGCGCTTGCGCAAGCTGAAGAACGCCTCGCCGCGCTGCGCCACGAACGCGCGAAAGCCGACACCGCCTACGAGGCGGCCATGGACAAGGCGGCAGACGCCAACCTGGCGGCGGATGACGATCGGCGCCTCGTCGAGCACGTGGATCGTGTCCAACGAACGCTTGATGCACTGCGTGCCGCGGCGGCACGACGCCATGTTGATCGGATCTCGGACCTCATCCACGAGGCCCTCACGCGGCTCCTTCGCAAGGACCGGCTTATCACCGCTGTCAAGATTGATGCGACAACACAGACCGTTGAGCTCACTGGACGTAACGGACAGGCGCTCCAAGCGCAGCTGTTGTCGGCCGGTGAACGGCAGCTGCTCGCGGTCGCGCTGCTGTGGGGCCTCGCCAGGGCTGCGGCGCGGCCGCTGCCCGTGATCATCGATACCCCGCTGGGCCGTCTGGACGGCTCGCATCGGGAGCATCTCCTGGACCGGTACTTCCCCCACGCCAGCCACCAGGTCATCCTGCTCTCGACCGACACCGAGATCGACGAGGAAGCCTACAAACGGATTCGCCCGCACGTCGGCCGCTCGTACCGCCTCGACTTCGATCGCGCCGCGAACTCGACATCCGTTAGCGCCGGCTACTTCTGGGAGTAACGACATGCCCGTCGAACACATCAGTCTGTCCCAGACTGCACGCGACCAGTTAGTCACCCTAAAGCGCCGGACGGGCGTCGCCCATTGGAACGTGTTGTGCCGTTGGGCGTTCTGCCGGTCCCTGGCAGAACCGGCGCCCCCGCCCGCAGCCAAGCTCGTGCTCGACAGCAATGTTGAGATGACCTGGCGTGTCTTTGCCGGACCGCTCGATGAGGAGCTCTGGGCGTTGCTGCGCTATCGCTGCCACCAGGATGGGTTGCCGCTCGACGACGAAACCCTTGCCCAACAGTTTCGCCTTCACCTCCACCGCGGTATCGGATACGTCGTCGGTGACCCTCGCGTGTCCGACATCAGTGGCCTCGCCAGCCTTGCGCTCGACGAGCCACCTGCAATCTGACGATGGAAGTCGCCCGGCATCGCACCGCTATGACGCGGTCCGACCTGTCTCGCCCGATCTCGACGGCACTCGTGGACGGGCTACTGGACCCGGCGCAAAGCATCTTCGATTACGGCTGCGGGCGGGGAGACGATGTCCGCAGCCTTCGCGATCTGGGCTATGCGGCTGACGGCTGGGATCCGAATCACAACCCGGAGGTGACGCGCACTCCAGCAGAAGTCGTTAACCTCGGCTACGTCGTCAACGTCATAGAACACCCTACCGAGCGAGCCGACACACTACGGTCCGCGTGGAAGCTCGCGCGACGGCTTCTGATCGTCTCAGCCCGGCTGACATGGGAGGCGCGAGACCTCATTGGCGTTCCGCATGCCGACGGCATGATCACTCGGGCGGGTACCTTTCAGCGGTTCTACGACCAGAACGAGCTGGCCATCTGGATCGAGGACACCATCGGCGTGAGGCCCCTTGCCGCGGCGCCCGGCATCTTCTACGTGTTCCGTGACCCCGTCGATGCTCAGCAGTTCCTGGCGACCCGCGTCTACACATACCGCCCACGGGTGCACGTCGACCCCCATCAGACATACGAAGCTCATCGGGAGCTTCTCGCCCCGCTGTTTGCCTTCGTCACCGAGCATGCGCGACCGCCCCGACCCGGCGAGCTGGGGGACTCCACTGAGGACACCGTCAGGCAGGTCTTCGGCAGCCTGAGCCGCGGACATCGCCTCATACGACAGGTGACCGATGACGCTCACTGGGATCGGGTGTCGGTCCAGCGGCGCGCGGAGCTGCTGATCTACGTCGCTCTGTCGAGATTTGGGGGACGCCCACGGCTCGGCGAGCTGCCGACCCCGCTCGCGCGCGACATCCGCGCGCTCTTCGGCACGTACAGGAAAGCCTGCACCCAGGCAGACCGCCTACTGCTCGCCTGTGGCGACCCGGCCATCGTGCTCGTCACCGCCCGGAGCTCCAAGATCGGCAAGCAGACCCCGAGTGCGCTCTATGTTCATCGGTCGGCGTTGGCTGAGCTGCCGCCAGTCCTCCAGGTCTATGAGGGCTGCGCCCGCGCCCTAGCCGGCACCGTCGTGCAGGCGAACATGATCAAGCTATCTGTCGCCCAGCCGCAGGTCTCGTATCTCTCCTATCCAAGCTTCGACCACGACGCGCACCCGACGTTGGACACTGCGATCACGGTCAACCTCCGGCGCCTCACTGTCGAGCATCGAGGCTACGGGCGTTCCGCGAACCCGCCCCTCCTACATCGCAAGGAAGAGTTCCTGGGCCTAGACCACCCGCGCCGCGCGCTCTACGAACGGCTCACTCGGGCCGAGCAACGTGCGGGTCTCTATCGAGCGCCCGAACGGATCGGGACCCTTGTTGGATGGTTGACCACTCTGGAGGAGTCTGGGTACGAGGTCCGAGGTCACCGCCTCCAGCGGATGGCTGGGTCGCTGTAGGAGCTCATTCCGGCGGCGATGGCTATCGATTCCCTACGACAGCCCCCTCCAATGTGCCGAGGTCGCTTCGCCCGGCCTACTCCAAACCCACCGCACGCTATTAACCTGGTTCTGCGGCTGGAGGAGACGCATCAATTCGCTGCTCTTCAACGTCGCGGGCCGCATCATCGCTCGGTGTCTCCAACGCGCGAACGACTTCGGTGGCAAATCTTTCAAGATCCCATACGTCGAAAGGCACGCCAAATAGCGCACCTACCTCGGCAGAAAGAACCGGGTGCGGCACGCCACCTGTGCTCCAATCGGGCTTCTGGTCATTCGTTAGCAACACGATAGACCTGAACGTCTTTTCTCCCTCAAGTACGGAGACCAATAGCCCAAAGAGGAAGTCGACCCAGATGAAGAAGTCGCCGTCACCTGGGTCTTTGAAGCCCGGAGGTGTTTTTGTGGTATGGCGTATCGCCACGAGCTTGCTAAAGCGAACTCTGGGCGCAAAGGGGCAGGTGGCCCGCTCCTGAAGGATCGTCAGCATCCCCCCGACGTTCTTTAGCGTGTTCTCGTCGTATACATGCCCATAGCTTTCCTGGAAACGATCCAAAAGCGACTGCATCTGCGCCTCGAAATCACCGAACTCAGGATCTAACTTATGGACGTCCTGAGCGAGCTGCTCAAATCTCTTTTTCAGTGACGTGGCCACCGTGTCGATTACCTTGAAGTGATTGTTCCAGAACTCTTGGATCGCCTGCCCTGGAATTATCAGTGGCGCCTCATGGCGTGGAAGATAGTCGAGAATGTCGGCGCTACGGCGATGGACCGCCAAGCGCATAAATACACTTGAGTCGAAGCCGAAAGCTATTTGACCGAGAACGGCTTGCGGCGCGGGCCGACGGTCAAGGCTTCGACGTAACTCGTCGAGAGGTGCGATCGGAACAGTTCGATCGAGCACCGCCTGCAGGCGGTCGAGGGCTTCGGCGGCAGGCTCGGGCTCAGTACCAGACATCAGCCGCCGCCTCAGCAAGCAGTCCGCCAACGCGAGCCACAACTTCGGCTGTCCATTCCGGCTCAGCGCTCAGCAGGTCGGTGAACTCACCGGGTATAGCGTGAGGCAGTAGGAGGCGCTCCTTCGCGCCGGTCCACGATCCCGCCCCAGGTGGACGTCTATCGACGTCAACTAGAATTGTATTTCCTAGCGTGGAGGCCCAGAATGTTGCCTCTTCGTCGGTGAATGAGGACCATGCTGCGCTCTCCGCCTTGCGCGGGCGGATATATTGGAGGGTCCCGATAGACGCCGGTGTAATGGACCTGGTAACGATCGACCGACGGATAAAGGTGAGGACCGCACGGTTGTAGCTGCGGCGAACAAGCTGGTCCACGAAATCTTGGCGCGGGTGATCCATGTCTCTCAACATGTCGACGCCCGGTTGCCACGAGCCGGCGGCTTGGACAGTGGCAGCTGCATCTGCAAACCTGCGCTCGACGCTTCCAGCACCGAGGTTGCCTACGGCCATCCGCTTAACGATCAAGCGAAGAACCTCGGTCATTCCGACGACGGGATCTGGCGTCGATTCAATCGCTAGCATAAGCGGGCGGACCGCTGCGATCCCGAGTTCATTGAGGGCAACGAAGATGCCAAGCGCCTCAGGATCGGCGGGACCATCGAAGGTCGGGTCGAGAAGCTGCAGGTAGAGTGGCAGGTAAGCGTCAAGGGCTGCCATTAAATCATTGACCGTCGTGTCGGGATTGCGATCGCTGACTTGAGCGATGTGCCTATAGAGGTCTTTCGGCAGTACATAGCCAGCGCTCAGGTTGACGACATGCCGAATGTACGGGACGAACCCTTGGCCGCCGCCGACCTGTTCAAATTCGCGGGCTATCGCTGACCATTGCAAGTAGCGGTCCATCCTAGCCGCAGGTTCTGTGTGACGCAGGACGTAGTTCTTAAGCAGATCCGCGGTGGTCAGCTCGCGCCCACGCGTGTTAACGACTTCGAACACGCTATAGGCTGTGGCTTCGTCGGGATGCTCGAAGACGGCCACGTAGAGCCTCTCACTGATGAACTCTGCCCACAGTCCAAGCGTTCTGAATGTTTCCACCTCACTGCCCTGTGCGATCTGAGCGGCGAGGTACTCGTAGGCCTTCCAGAGACGCTCAGATGAAGATCTTTTCTCGAGCGATGCGGGGTCAATGCGGCCCACATCGATGATTGCCTGAAGAGTCTTGTCAGCTCGATCGTCGGTCAAGCGAATTCGAGCGACGACATCATCGGTTGTGTAATCCATCGATCGAAGGAGAGTGGCTGCGATTCTATCGGCCAGCGCCGATCGTCCAATTTCGATCGCCTTGTGGCGCAGGGCGGCGGCCAGCAATTCGACCGTGAGCAGCCGCTGTTGGCCGTCGACGACGTGTTTACGCTTCTCTTCTCCCGTTATTATGATCAGCCCTAGAAAGTACTCGTCTTCTTCGAGAGCTCCAGAGAGATCGCGCCAGAAGTCCTGAACCTCGCTGGTTTCCCAAGCGTACTCACGCTGATATGCGGGAATCTCAAATGTCGAGCCGGAGAGCAGAGCGCCGACAGTCGTGGCGGACGCGTTTAGCGGTGCAGACATGAGACTCCGTTCGTGGTTGCGTCAGCGTGGGCGAGCCTTGGTTGCTGGATGCCGTGCGCGGCTCATACGTCCCTGCTAGGCAAGGGTAACGTCGATCGTTCTGTCGATGACCCAGGGGCGGCAGGTGCAGTTTGCCATAGCAGACTCGATACGAGTCCTCCCTTAGTGCGTGTTGGGAAAGTGGTTCGGCGTGCCTGCGTGACTGATGTGACGGACGTGGTGATTGTGGTGGTTCATGGACACGTTGTCGACACCGCGGTACCCGTCGGACCTGACCGATGCGCAGTGGGAGTTGATCGCGCCGATGGTGCCGGTGAAGCCGGGTGGGCGTCCGGCCAAGCATGCCCGGCGCCGGATCGTGGACGCGATCTTGTACGTGAATCGGACGGGTTGTTCGTGGCGGCAGTTGCCGCA is from Jiangella alkaliphila and encodes:
- the dndD gene encoding DNA sulfur modification protein DndD, translated to MILDKLVLNNVGTFAGRHELVLTPDSTRGPIVLIGGLNGAGKTTVLETIHLALYGSLARSSTRRSGGYEWYLRSLIHNGVPRNEGAMVELTFHTHQHGDVHEYRVRRSWRSAGSSTREDLQVWLDGQPDDALTSTWGQYVETFLPRGIAGLFFFDGEQIEALADMDRSQQVLSSALAALLGLDLIDRLATDLSVLRRRHRGRQVPEELRKAIEDRQRVATSARQAEESAAGGVAATRVEDERASKRLFEVRERYRSAGGDLLDQREAAETKVNLLRGQLTELEDELREEAAGIAPLLQAQTLLAGLVTQAGRETKAQQARLLADVVAKRDQALLDVLKSTLANARTVEAVEQFLTRDRMDWQSSTEAPSIVAVRDNAHVEFLHSSALPTAQRRLASVLERRQALHSALDQAERLLIAIPDPESLATLRAELDAAATRTNHTRAALAQAEERLAALRHERAKADTAYEAAMDKAADANLAADDDRRLVEHVDRVQRTLDALRAAAARRHVDRISDLIHEALTRLLRKDRLITAVKIDATTQTVELTGRNGQALQAQLLSAGERQLLAVALLWGLARAAARPLPVIIDTPLGRLDGSHREHLLDRYFPHASHQVILLSTDTEIDEEAYKRIRPHVGRSYRLDFDRAANSTSVSAGYFWE
- the dndC gene encoding DNA phosphorothioation system sulfurtransferase DndC codes for the protein MTRNLPIRPVTRSAFDEQGFAGTIEALVAQTQRLYLADQVPWVVGYSGGKDSTAVLQLVWMALAGLAPEERIKPVHVISTDTLVENPVVAAWVAHSLEVLQGAAEREGLPIRPHRLTPAVADTFWVNLIGRGYPAPRPKFRWCTERLKIKPSNAFIRDMVRAHGEAILVLGTRKAESSGRSHRMTALEARRVRDLLSPNGSLPNCLVYSPVENWSNDDVWTFLMQRPNPWGYSNKELLTMYQGASPDGECPLVVDASTPSCGDSRFGCWTCTLVEQDKSMAAMIQNDDEKEWMLPLLELRNELDVADDRHLRDFRRMNGSVQLFNGKSIPGPYTQESRERWLRRLLEAQAWIRRNGPDYVRSLHLVTVAELEEIRRLWVVEKHEFEDNLPSLYEAAIGEPYPGRPLDEHMPLGPETVDVLREVIGDDRLHFEMVRELLDVEQRHRTQARRAGLFESLEKAMRRGFFEDEADATARAEQRKAAMERTPAEDEPDPIDLADGYVRRVDAGANT
- a CDS encoding DUF262 domain-containing protein, translating into MSAPLNASATTVGALLSGSTFEIPAYQREYAWETSEVQDFWRDLSGALEEDEYFLGLIIITGEEKRKHVVDGQQRLLTVELLAAALRHKAIEIGRSALADRIAATLLRSMDYTTDDVVARIRLTDDRADKTLQAIIDVGRIDPASLEKRSSSERLWKAYEYLAAQIAQGSEVETFRTLGLWAEFISERLYVAVFEHPDEATAYSVFEVVNTRGRELTTADLLKNYVLRHTEPAARMDRYLQWSAIAREFEQVGGGQGFVPYIRHVVNLSAGYVLPKDLYRHIAQVSDRNPDTTVNDLMAALDAYLPLYLQLLDPTFDGPADPEALGIFVALNELGIAAVRPLMLAIESTPDPVVGMTEVLRLIVKRMAVGNLGAGSVERRFADAAATVQAAGSWQPGVDMLRDMDHPRQDFVDQLVRRSYNRAVLTFIRRSIVTRSITPASIGTLQYIRPRKAESAAWSSFTDEEATFWASTLGNTILVDVDRRPPGAGSWTGAKERLLLPHAIPGEFTDLLSAEPEWTAEVVARVGGLLAEAAADVWY
- the dndE gene encoding DNA sulfur modification protein DndE; this encodes MPVEHISLSQTARDQLVTLKRRTGVAHWNVLCRWAFCRSLAEPAPPPAAKLVLDSNVEMTWRVFAGPLDEELWALLRYRCHQDGLPLDDETLAQQFRLHLHRGIGYVVGDPRVSDISGLASLALDEPPAI
- a CDS encoding DNA phosphorothioation-associated putative methyltransferase — encoded protein: MEVARHRTAMTRSDLSRPISTALVDGLLDPAQSIFDYGCGRGDDVRSLRDLGYAADGWDPNHNPEVTRTPAEVVNLGYVVNVIEHPTERADTLRSAWKLARRLLIVSARLTWEARDLIGVPHADGMITRAGTFQRFYDQNELAIWIEDTIGVRPLAAAPGIFYVFRDPVDAQQFLATRVYTYRPRVHVDPHQTYEAHRELLAPLFAFVTEHARPPRPGELGDSTEDTVRQVFGSLSRGHRLIRQVTDDAHWDRVSVQRRAELLIYVALSRFGGRPRLGELPTPLARDIRALFGTYRKACTQADRLLLACGDPAIVLVTARSSKIGKQTPSALYVHRSALAELPPVLQVYEGCARALAGTVVQANMIKLSVAQPQVSYLSYPSFDHDAHPTLDTAITVNLRRLTVEHRGYGRSANPPLLHRKEEFLGLDHPRRALYERLTRAEQRAGLYRAPERIGTLVGWLTTLEESGYEVRGHRLQRMAGSL